Proteins from one Clupea harengus chromosome 17, Ch_v2.0.2, whole genome shotgun sequence genomic window:
- the lrrc34 gene encoding leucine-rich repeat-containing protein 34 isoform X1 yields the protein MLEDIYYNACAELQVPINAYIVHVLKDARENTRDTMIYLTGNDRLKEVQKLNDNDMLAVSKILLNNQSVKGLDMRYNDITDQGARHLAGLLQENVAVQSLDLMCNNIEAEGAEHVAKSLHLNKTLMSLRLTGNKIGDKGAMHFASMLQINTKLEELDFSDCDLGTQSLIAFSIVLNSNKHIRSINLSRPLLYSHQEEPTIHIARMLVVNQTLCELHLGKHEMTDTGVERLCEALQVNKSLRYLDLRCNKITRDGAKFLAEVLKQGSPLEILDLSANRIEDDGAMHLSEAILLPNCKLKALSIPCNNIGTLGLVAFTKAMKINKSLTHIYIWGNKLEEPVCVAFTKLMRSGRLLELHTDVSPYMVDGHVCLAEVFHGLRRHFYWTPSYGEDGEYASNSALALSDTSDDFLPHDIFGHS from the exons ATGTTGGAAGATATCTATTATAATGCTTGTGCAGAGTTGCAAGTGCCCATAAATGCATATATTGTACACGTACTTAAAGACGCACGGGAAAATACACG TGACACCATGATCTATTTGACTGGAAACGATCGGCTGAAGGAGGTGCAGAAACTAAATGACAATGACATGCTTGCGGTATCAAAAATCCTTCTTAATAATCAATCAGTAAAAG GTTTAGATATGAGATATAATGACATCACAGACCAAGGAGCAAGACACTTAGCAGGACTTCTTCAG gagaATGTGGCCGTTCAGTCCTTGGATCTCATGTGTAACAACATTGAGGCCGAGGGTGCAGAACACGTTGCCAAAAGTCTTCAT TTAAACAAAACGTTGATGTCCCTGAGATTGACGGGGAATAAAATTGGAGACAAAGGAGCCATGCATTTTGCCAGCATGTTGCAGATAAATACCAAGCTGGAAGAGCTAGACTTCTCCGACTGTGATTTG GGTACTCAAAGCTTAATAGCATTTTCCATCGTCCTGAACAGCAATAAACACATCCGCTCCATCAACCTGAGTAGGCCACTGCTCTACAGCCATCAG GAGGAGCCCACTATTCACATTGCCCGTATGCTAGTAGTGAATCAGACTTTGTGTGAGCTGCATCTCGGGAAGCATGAGATGACAGACACGGGTGTGGAGAGGCTGTGTGAGGCCCTGCAAGTCAACAAGAGCCTGCGCTACCTGGACCTCCGCTG cAACAAAATCACGAGGGATGGTGCCAAGTTCCTAGCTGAGGTCCTGAAACAAGGCTCTCCTCTGGAGATACTCGACCTGTCTGCCAATCGCATCGAGGACGATGGAGCCATGCACCTTAGTGAGGCCATTTTGCTGCCAAACTGTAAACTCAAAGC ATTGTCCATCCCTTGCAACAACATTGGTACTCTGGGCCTAGTAGCTTTTACAAAGGCCATGAAGATCAACAAGTCGCTAACTCATATTTACATCTGGGGCAACAAACTggaggagcctgtgtgtgtg GCATTCACCAAACTCATGAGGAGCGGCCGGTTGCTGGAGTTGCACACCGACGTCTCGCCCTATATGGTGGATGGCCATGTGTGTTTGGCAGAGGTGTTTCATGGTTTGCGCAGGCATTTCTACTGGACTCCCAGCTACGGTGAGGATGGAGAGTATGCCAGCAATTCAGCACTGGCCCTGTCTGACACTTCGGATGATTTTCTGCCTCATGACATTTTTGGCCACTCCTGA
- the lrrc34 gene encoding leucine-rich repeat-containing protein 34 isoform X2, with protein MHILYTYLKTHGKIHGLDMRYNDITDQGARHLAGLLQENVAVQSLDLMCNNIEAEGAEHVAKSLHLNKTLMSLRLTGNKIGDKGAMHFASMLQINTKLEELDFSDCDLGTQSLIAFSIVLNSNKHIRSINLSRPLLYSHQEEPTIHIARMLVVNQTLCELHLGKHEMTDTGVERLCEALQVNKSLRYLDLRCNKITRDGAKFLAEVLKQGSPLEILDLSANRIEDDGAMHLSEAILLPNCKLKALSIPCNNIGTLGLVAFTKAMKINKSLTHIYIWGNKLEEPVCVAFTKLMRSGRLLELHTDVSPYMVDGHVCLAEVFHGLRRHFYWTPSYGEDGEYASNSALALSDTSDDFLPHDIFGHS; from the exons ATGCATATATTGTACACGTACTTAAAGACGCACGGGAAAATACACG GTTTAGATATGAGATATAATGACATCACAGACCAAGGAGCAAGACACTTAGCAGGACTTCTTCAG gagaATGTGGCCGTTCAGTCCTTGGATCTCATGTGTAACAACATTGAGGCCGAGGGTGCAGAACACGTTGCCAAAAGTCTTCAT TTAAACAAAACGTTGATGTCCCTGAGATTGACGGGGAATAAAATTGGAGACAAAGGAGCCATGCATTTTGCCAGCATGTTGCAGATAAATACCAAGCTGGAAGAGCTAGACTTCTCCGACTGTGATTTG GGTACTCAAAGCTTAATAGCATTTTCCATCGTCCTGAACAGCAATAAACACATCCGCTCCATCAACCTGAGTAGGCCACTGCTCTACAGCCATCAG GAGGAGCCCACTATTCACATTGCCCGTATGCTAGTAGTGAATCAGACTTTGTGTGAGCTGCATCTCGGGAAGCATGAGATGACAGACACGGGTGTGGAGAGGCTGTGTGAGGCCCTGCAAGTCAACAAGAGCCTGCGCTACCTGGACCTCCGCTG cAACAAAATCACGAGGGATGGTGCCAAGTTCCTAGCTGAGGTCCTGAAACAAGGCTCTCCTCTGGAGATACTCGACCTGTCTGCCAATCGCATCGAGGACGATGGAGCCATGCACCTTAGTGAGGCCATTTTGCTGCCAAACTGTAAACTCAAAGC ATTGTCCATCCCTTGCAACAACATTGGTACTCTGGGCCTAGTAGCTTTTACAAAGGCCATGAAGATCAACAAGTCGCTAACTCATATTTACATCTGGGGCAACAAACTggaggagcctgtgtgtgtg GCATTCACCAAACTCATGAGGAGCGGCCGGTTGCTGGAGTTGCACACCGACGTCTCGCCCTATATGGTGGATGGCCATGTGTGTTTGGCAGAGGTGTTTCATGGTTTGCGCAGGCATTTCTACTGGACTCCCAGCTACGGTGAGGATGGAGAGTATGCCAGCAATTCAGCACTGGCCCTGTCTGACACTTCGGATGATTTTCTGCCTCATGACATTTTTGGCCACTCCTGA
- the LOC116224368 gene encoding leucine-rich repeat and IQ domain-containing protein 4 — MTALRFSNDLTCIFGDGTQDFKRIEPSLPKGCKARVLFVDCSFRSLTAFPVRVFHLQHLEELHLEENFISAVPSAISRLENLRVLYLHNNLLSCVCEELGRLSHLRSLDLSQNPLKCPEQMQDVVRRLRGLRELRFYSLGLEKLCDLICKNLFRLEILGLSDNALTALPSEITNLQFLREIYLNNNLLQIFPTGLAELPRLEIIDVGLNQINTLSDDDDCGSSWKKLFVASNRLSSLPRSLCKFGHLTVLDASSNALTRLPHCFRALTGLVDLGLSNNVLRTFPAQVCMLRSLQVLYLKNTGLKELLPNVANLQTLCVLDLSQNSFTSFPSEILSLVNLEDLSLDDNQLREVLCVCV, encoded by the coding sequence ATGACGGCGCTACGATTCTCCAATGACTTGACTTGCATATTCGGGGATGGGACACAGGATTTTAAACGTATTGAACCCTCGTTGCCGAAGGGCTGTAAAGCCAGAGTTCTGTTCGTGGACTGTTCATTCCGCTCTCTCACGGCCTTCCCCGTTCGAGTGTTTCATCTCCAACATCTGGAGGAGTTACACCTGGAGGAAAACTTTATCTCTGCAGTACCTTCCGCGATTAGTCGTCTTGAAAATCTCCGTGTTCTTTATTTGCACAACAATCTTCTGAGTTGCGTTTGCGAAGAGCTTGGTCGGCTGTCGCATTTGCGTTCCTTGGACCTGAGTCAGAATCCACTCAAATGTCCTGAACAAATGCAGGATGTGGTCCGTCGCTTACGTGGTTTGCGTGAGCTCAGGTTCTACAGCCTGGGCCTTGAAAAGCTCTGTGATTTGATCTGCAAGAACCTCTTCAGACTGGAAATTCTGGGCTTGTCGGACAACgccctcactgccctcccttCAGAGATCACCAACCTTCAATTTCTAAGAGAGATATATTTGAATAACAACTTGCTCCAGATCTTTCCAACCGGGCTGGCTGAACTTCCCCGCCTGGAGATCATCGATGTTGGACTGAATCAGATCAATACCCTCTcggatgatgatgattgtggaTCTTCTTGGAAGAAACTCTTTGTGGCATCTAACCGGCTGTCATCCCTCCCTCGATCTCTTTGCAAATTTGGCCACCTCACTGTCCTGGACGCCTCGAGTAACGCCCTCACCAGGCTGCCTCACTGTTTCAGGGCCCTTACAGGCCTAGTAGACCTGGGACTCTCCAATAACGTGCTTAGGACATTTCCTGCACAGGTTTGCATGCTCAGGTCTTTGCAAGTGCTGTATTTGAAGAACACAGGCCTGAAGGAACTTCTTCCCAATGTGGCCAATCTGCAGACTTTATGTGTGCTAGACCTAAGTCAGAACAGTTTCACCTCTTTTCCTTCTGAGATACTCTCACTCGTCAACCTGGAGGATTTGAGCTTAGATGACAACCAACTGAgagaggtactgtgtgtgtgtgtg
- the lrrc31 gene encoding leucine-rich repeat-containing protein 31 isoform X2, with the protein MESSDAQRSRDGSQKRSAIDLIMNQIRRKTSFTERRQKPVGFLFRPGENNDRKNGGIPEMKESDNSEGKNTESENTDSVDTEVGSVVGWGRVKQFVEKLGKKPDSQTLSLSHCDLTATDVLELATLLTFLTQLEELDLSWNDLVGGSLKALTFHLQHVGKLRGLRLCGCRLTAQDLTALGESLDSVPLLEIVDLSWNAGVGGAGLRSLTSQLRYGCMIRELRLVDCQLTDADIKALGQALPLMTNLEDLDLSCNRIATGGVRELFSSLNAAHGLRSLTLHMCGLEQDDLCILGEALQFFPTLQRLDLSANKGASGGLAKMTKSLAQMTHLSGLDIHLCCLTEEDAIALVQVIPSLSALKELDVSSNKKIGDCLQSLLSVLPLPVTRRLLLNNCGLSADSYQALGSAVPSLSQLERLNVSWSKSVGGNLKLLLGGLPCTSCKLQDLRLSSCDLTTEDVLHLASASKRGVLSQVKRLDLSYNGGVGDSGWVALFGEGAGGLRALEELDVSLRPSSSPPPASPWLPALLEAVATLPSLAHVALQHWVLRQDERDKLENIMSKKRHAGM; encoded by the exons ATGGAATCATCAG ACGCCCAACGTAGCCGGGATGGTTCTCAGAAAAGGTCTGCTATAGACCTGATCATGAACCAGATCCGAAGGAAGACCTCCTTCACAGAGCGGCGACAGAAACCTGTTGGCTTCCTCTTCAGGCCCGGGGAGAACAATGACAGGAAAAATGGAGGCATCCCAGAGATGAAGGAATCAGATAACTCTGAGGGGAAGAACACAGAGTCAG AAAACACGGACTCTGTGGATACGGAGGTTGGGTCTGTGGTGGGCTGGGGTCGTGTGAAGCAGTTTGTGGAGAAGTTGGGGAAGAAACCAGATAGCCAGACCCTCAGCCTCAGCCACTGTGACCTCACAGCCACGGATGTGCTAGAGCTGG CCACTTTGTTGACCTTCCTGACCCAGTTAGAGGAGTTAGACCTCTCTTGGAATGACCTCGTAGGAGGATCACTGAAGGCGTTGACCTTTCACCTGCAGCACGTTGGAAAGCTGAGAGGTCTGAGACTGTGTGGCTGCAGGTTAACGGCCCAGGACCTAACAGCACTCG GGGAAAGCCTGGACTCTGTCCCTCTGCTGGAGATTGTCGACCTGTCCTGGAacgcaggggtggggggggccgGCCTGCGGAGCCTCACCAGCCAGCTCCGTTACGGCTGCATGATCAGGGAGCTTCGCCTGGTAGACTGCCAGCTCACTGATGCTGATATTAAGGCACTGG GCCAGGCCCTTCCTTTGATGACAAATCTAGAGGATCTCGATCTTTCATGCAATAGGATTGCAACCGGCGGGGTGAGGGAACTGTTCTCCTCATTGAATGCTGCTCATGGACTGAGGTCACTAACACTACACATGTGTGGCCTTGAACAGGATGATCTATGCATCCTCG GGGAAGCACTCCAGTTCTTTCCGACCCTGCAGCGCCTTGACCTGTCTGCCAACAAAGGAGCCAGCGGAGGACTGGCCAAGATGACCAAGAGCCTGGCACAGATGACTCACCTGTCTGGCCTGGATATCCATTTGTGTTGCTTAACAGAAGAAGATGCAATAGCCTTGG TCCAGGTAATACCATCCCTTAGTGCTCTCAAGGAGCTGGATGTGTCATCAAACAAAAAGATTGGAGATTGCctccagtctctcctctctgttctacCACTTCCCGTTACACGGAGACTTCTTCTGAACAACTGTGGCCTGAGCGCGGACTCATACCAAGCACTGG GCTCGGCCGTGCCGTCGCTCTCACAGCTGGAGAGGCTGAACGTGTCGTGGAGTAAGAGTGTGGGAGGCAATCTGAAGCTGCTCCTGGGAGGCCTGCCGTGCACATCATGCAAGCTGCAGGACCTGAGACTGAGCAGCTGCGATCTAACCACAGAGGACGTGCTTCATTTAG CATCGGCCTCCAAGCGGGGAGTGCTCTCCCAGGTGAAGCGACTGGACCTGTCGTACAACGGCGGCGTGGGCGACTCGGGCTGGGTGGCTTTGTTTGGTGAGGGGGCCGGGGGCCTGAGGGCTCTGGAGGAGCTGGACGTCAGCCTGAGGCCGTCCTCTTCTCCGCCCCCCGCTTCCCCGTGGCTGCCTGCCCTGCTGGAGGCGGTGGCTACACTCCCCTCCCTCGCTCACGTGGCCCTGCAGCACTGGGTCCTACGGCAAGACGAGAGGGACAAGCTGGAGAACATCATGAGCAAGAAGCGACACGCTGGGATGTGA
- the lrrc31 gene encoding leucine-rich repeat-containing protein 31 isoform X1, which yields MESSDAQRSRDGSQKRSAIDLIMNQIRRKTSFTERRQKPVGFLFRPGENNDRKNGGIPEMKESDNSEGKNTESGAENTDSVDTEVGSVVGWGRVKQFVEKLGKKPDSQTLSLSHCDLTATDVLELATLLTFLTQLEELDLSWNDLVGGSLKALTFHLQHVGKLRGLRLCGCRLTAQDLTALGESLDSVPLLEIVDLSWNAGVGGAGLRSLTSQLRYGCMIRELRLVDCQLTDADIKALGQALPLMTNLEDLDLSCNRIATGGVRELFSSLNAAHGLRSLTLHMCGLEQDDLCILGEALQFFPTLQRLDLSANKGASGGLAKMTKSLAQMTHLSGLDIHLCCLTEEDAIALVQVIPSLSALKELDVSSNKKIGDCLQSLLSVLPLPVTRRLLLNNCGLSADSYQALGSAVPSLSQLERLNVSWSKSVGGNLKLLLGGLPCTSCKLQDLRLSSCDLTTEDVLHLASASKRGVLSQVKRLDLSYNGGVGDSGWVALFGEGAGGLRALEELDVSLRPSSSPPPASPWLPALLEAVATLPSLAHVALQHWVLRQDERDKLENIMSKKRHAGM from the exons ATGGAATCATCAG ACGCCCAACGTAGCCGGGATGGTTCTCAGAAAAGGTCTGCTATAGACCTGATCATGAACCAGATCCGAAGGAAGACCTCCTTCACAGAGCGGCGACAGAAACCTGTTGGCTTCCTCTTCAGGCCCGGGGAGAACAATGACAGGAAAAATGGAGGCATCCCAGAGATGAAGGAATCAGATAACTCTGAGGGGAAGAACACAGAGTCAGGAGCAG AAAACACGGACTCTGTGGATACGGAGGTTGGGTCTGTGGTGGGCTGGGGTCGTGTGAAGCAGTTTGTGGAGAAGTTGGGGAAGAAACCAGATAGCCAGACCCTCAGCCTCAGCCACTGTGACCTCACAGCCACGGATGTGCTAGAGCTGG CCACTTTGTTGACCTTCCTGACCCAGTTAGAGGAGTTAGACCTCTCTTGGAATGACCTCGTAGGAGGATCACTGAAGGCGTTGACCTTTCACCTGCAGCACGTTGGAAAGCTGAGAGGTCTGAGACTGTGTGGCTGCAGGTTAACGGCCCAGGACCTAACAGCACTCG GGGAAAGCCTGGACTCTGTCCCTCTGCTGGAGATTGTCGACCTGTCCTGGAacgcaggggtggggggggccgGCCTGCGGAGCCTCACCAGCCAGCTCCGTTACGGCTGCATGATCAGGGAGCTTCGCCTGGTAGACTGCCAGCTCACTGATGCTGATATTAAGGCACTGG GCCAGGCCCTTCCTTTGATGACAAATCTAGAGGATCTCGATCTTTCATGCAATAGGATTGCAACCGGCGGGGTGAGGGAACTGTTCTCCTCATTGAATGCTGCTCATGGACTGAGGTCACTAACACTACACATGTGTGGCCTTGAACAGGATGATCTATGCATCCTCG GGGAAGCACTCCAGTTCTTTCCGACCCTGCAGCGCCTTGACCTGTCTGCCAACAAAGGAGCCAGCGGAGGACTGGCCAAGATGACCAAGAGCCTGGCACAGATGACTCACCTGTCTGGCCTGGATATCCATTTGTGTTGCTTAACAGAAGAAGATGCAATAGCCTTGG TCCAGGTAATACCATCCCTTAGTGCTCTCAAGGAGCTGGATGTGTCATCAAACAAAAAGATTGGAGATTGCctccagtctctcctctctgttctacCACTTCCCGTTACACGGAGACTTCTTCTGAACAACTGTGGCCTGAGCGCGGACTCATACCAAGCACTGG GCTCGGCCGTGCCGTCGCTCTCACAGCTGGAGAGGCTGAACGTGTCGTGGAGTAAGAGTGTGGGAGGCAATCTGAAGCTGCTCCTGGGAGGCCTGCCGTGCACATCATGCAAGCTGCAGGACCTGAGACTGAGCAGCTGCGATCTAACCACAGAGGACGTGCTTCATTTAG CATCGGCCTCCAAGCGGGGAGTGCTCTCCCAGGTGAAGCGACTGGACCTGTCGTACAACGGCGGCGTGGGCGACTCGGGCTGGGTGGCTTTGTTTGGTGAGGGGGCCGGGGGCCTGAGGGCTCTGGAGGAGCTGGACGTCAGCCTGAGGCCGTCCTCTTCTCCGCCCCCCGCTTCCCCGTGGCTGCCTGCCCTGCTGGAGGCGGTGGCTACACTCCCCTCCCTCGCTCACGTGGCCCTGCAGCACTGGGTCCTACGGCAAGACGAGAGGGACAAGCTGGAGAACATCATGAGCAAGAAGCGACACGCTGGGATGTGA